In Caproiciproducens sp. NJN-50, the following are encoded in one genomic region:
- a CDS encoding DUF4417 domain-containing protein: protein MTEENYQYRTSLFLLRNQFMGKNKLQIPVIPKFQAQKDDFDNLRLIGFDKTKLENTSHLDRMVHFFLYDYKFERVWKNPDTDLEKLKRYRAVLSPDFSMYVEMAPVLQLYNTFRNRWCGAYFASKGIRVVPTVNWGSENTFEFCFDGIEKGSVVAVSTYMVSAHDNRQDQKEFFLKGYNEMLRRIEPEKIICYNEPFPEMQGNIVFVDYELSSWKYMNDDPYVPSKYAEYICGEELLLAGSNLIIKSGYVVSKNDEHYNSIIQTGMGSAYGGKWRPDPNKPGNQRLVGNPGDKNKDGYRETHIGDNGLGDRERHNTDHGNPKAHTNPHDHIITWENNHPNFSAQINYPDGAPEFKKYGGYFYMGGKIIQGSTPEQNRFVSISDFKWCMSCGGEVEFDWAGQKYGVSHMKGKIIIYLYNQPDTTRYFSTADDALEYMVGKNRLRDVITQVMVIDRTI from the coding sequence ATGACGGAAGAAAATTACCAATATCGCACCAGTCTGTTCCTGCTGCGGAATCAATTTATGGGGAAAAACAAGCTCCAAATTCCCGTTATTCCAAAATTTCAGGCTCAGAAAGACGACTTTGATAATTTGAGGCTGATCGGCTTCGATAAAACAAAACTGGAGAACACCAGTCACCTTGACCGCATGGTTCATTTTTTTCTATATGACTATAAATTTGAGCGTGTCTGGAAGAATCCCGATACCGATTTGGAAAAGCTGAAACGCTATCGCGCAGTGCTTTCCCCCGATTTCAGCATGTACGTCGAAATGGCGCCTGTTTTGCAGCTTTATAATACCTTTCGGAACCGCTGGTGCGGCGCCTATTTTGCGTCAAAGGGAATTCGCGTCGTGCCGACCGTCAACTGGGGAAGTGAGAACACGTTTGAGTTCTGCTTTGACGGGATCGAAAAAGGTTCCGTAGTTGCGGTGTCAACCTATATGGTGTCGGCGCATGACAACCGGCAAGATCAGAAAGAGTTCTTCCTCAAGGGTTATAACGAGATGCTCCGCCGGATCGAACCGGAGAAAATCATCTGTTATAACGAACCGTTCCCTGAAATGCAGGGCAATATTGTGTTTGTCGACTATGAGCTGAGCTCGTGGAAATACATGAACGACGATCCGTATGTACCGTCCAAATACGCGGAATACATCTGCGGGGAGGAACTGCTTCTGGCAGGGAGCAATCTCATTATCAAAAGCGGATATGTTGTAAGTAAGAATGATGAGCACTATAATAGTATTATTCAGACTGGAATGGGCAGCGCCTACGGGGGAAAATGGAGACCGGACCCAAACAAGCCGGGCAATCAACGCCTTGTCGGCAATCCGGGTGACAAAAATAAAGATGGATACAGGGAGACACATATAGGTGATAATGGGTTAGGCGACAGAGAACGCCATAATACAGATCACGGCAACCCCAAAGCCCATACGAATCCTCACGATCATATCATAACGTGGGAAAACAATCATCCGAATTTCAGTGCCCAGATCAATTACCCGGACGGCGCTCCGGAATTCAAAAAATACGGAGGTTATTTTTATATGGGCGGAAAGATCATTCAGGGGAGCACACCGGAACAGAATCGCTTTGTCAGTATCAGTGATTTCAAGTGGTGTATGAGTTGCGGCGGCGAAGTGGAATTTGATTGGGCTGGTCAAAAATACGGTGTTTCTCATATGAAAGGAAAGATCATCATCTATCTTTACAACCAGCCTGATACGACGAGATATTTTAGCACCGCAGATGATGCCCTGGAATACATGGTCGGTAAAAACAGGCTGCGGGATGTGATTACGCAAGTGATGGTAATTGACAGAACAATATAG
- a CDS encoding DUF4417 domain-containing protein, whose product MTEENYKYRTSPLFLRDQFKGKGKLQIPVIPKFQIRSDDVNDLLLIGFDKISTNYTKHFSRMVHFFLYDYKFERVWKNPDTDLEKLKHYRAVLSPDFSMYVEMAPVLQLYNMFRNRWCGAYFASKGIRVVPTVSWGDENTFEFCFDGIEKAQR is encoded by the coding sequence ATGACGGAAGAAAATTATAAGTATCGAACAAGTCCTCTTTTCCTTCGCGATCAGTTCAAAGGGAAAGGGAAACTGCAAATTCCGGTTATTCCTAAATTTCAAATTCGATCAGACGATGTCAACGATTTGCTTCTTATTGGATTTGATAAAATCAGCACAAATTATACAAAGCATTTCAGCCGAATGGTTCATTTCTTCCTGTATGATTATAAATTTGAGCGTGTCTGGAAAAATCCCGATACCGATCTGGAAAAGCTAAAACACTATCGTGCGGTGCTCTCTCCTGATTTCAGTATGTATGTCGAAATGGCACCCGTTTTGCAGCTTTACAATATGTTCCGGAATCGCTGGTGTGGCGCTTACTTTGCGTCAAAGGGAATCCGCGTCGTTCCAACCGTTAGCTGGGGAGACGAGAATACGTTTGAGTTCTGCTTCGACGGAATCGAAAAAGCTCAACGGTAG
- a CDS encoding Acg family FMN-binding oxidoreductase has product MVLKRMGFVIAGIAGLCLVVIAMLFIASGFFMPKKYMEPWARNYASQFSDPRVRLTADGLLAASNHNMQPWTIRLDKTNPMVFYLYADSARRTDQVDPYSRQLMISQGTFLEYVRVAGDKGGWHTDMELFPDGNYDEENLVHSMDTKPVARITLTKAQPQNDPLYEEMYLPDTSREAYGPEKLTAAQVNALTSLPTQSGLSIKIYQDESDLSKIGGFAVRSATIEAGVTRVMDESNAIFRPNEYEKNKYRYGYSVEGQGVTGFMKNITQGLVTFFPLLNTGKDASQNFINYTRTSVDHTPAYAMIITADNSRITQVKSGMLYSGLVLKGHTLGLAMQPLSQALEEYPEMEGPYNGLKQAYAPDNGTVQMLFRVGKPPKSTPLSMRRDVKDLLMND; this is encoded by the coding sequence GTGGTGTTGAAAAGAATGGGCTTTGTCATCGCGGGTATCGCCGGCTTATGTCTTGTCGTCATTGCGATGCTTTTTATCGCCAGCGGTTTTTTCATGCCGAAAAAGTATATGGAACCGTGGGCCAGGAACTACGCCTCGCAGTTTTCCGACCCGCGGGTGCGTCTCACGGCCGATGGGCTGCTTGCGGCGAGCAACCATAACATGCAGCCCTGGACGATCAGGCTCGACAAAACAAATCCAATGGTGTTCTATCTCTACGCCGACAGCGCGCGAAGGACCGATCAGGTTGACCCATATTCCCGGCAGCTTATGATCTCACAAGGCACCTTTTTGGAATACGTCCGGGTAGCCGGCGACAAGGGCGGTTGGCACACCGACATGGAACTTTTCCCGGACGGTAACTATGATGAGGAAAATCTTGTCCACAGCATGGACACAAAGCCGGTTGCCAGGATCACTCTCACAAAAGCGCAGCCTCAAAATGATCCGCTCTACGAGGAGATGTATCTGCCCGATACCAGCCGGGAAGCCTATGGGCCGGAAAAACTCACTGCCGCACAGGTGAACGCCCTTACGTCTCTTCCGACGCAAAGCGGATTGTCGATAAAGATCTATCAGGACGAGTCCGATCTTTCCAAAATCGGAGGATTCGCCGTCCGGAGCGCGACGATTGAAGCGGGCGTCACCCGTGTGATGGATGAATCAAACGCTATCTTCAGGCCCAACGAGTACGAAAAGAATAAATACCGTTACGGTTACTCGGTGGAAGGACAGGGCGTAACGGGCTTTATGAAAAATATCACGCAGGGACTGGTCACTTTCTTTCCTTTGCTGAATACCGGAAAGGACGCATCACAGAATTTCATTAACTATACCCGCACTTCGGTCGATCACACTCCCGCTTATGCAATGATCATAACGGCCGACAATAGCCGGATCACACAGGTAAAGAGCGGGATGCTGTACAGCGGGCTTGTGCTGAAGGGACACACGCTCGGGCTCGCCATGCAGCCGCTCAGCCAGGCTCTGGAGGAATATCCGGAGATGGAAGGCCCCTACAACGGCCTCAAACAAGCTTATGCGCCGGACAATGGTACCGTCCAGATGCTTTTCCGCGTGGGCAAGCCCCCAAAAAGCACGCCGCTGAGCATGCGGCGGGATGTAAAAGATCTGCTGATGAATGATTAA
- a CDS encoding RusA family crossover junction endodeoxyribonuclease, with protein sequence MRIRYKAAAQGFRFPDDAQVVVQITARFPIPASKSKKVRFAMLAGQIKPAKKPDCDNIVKIVCDALNGFAYKDDAQVVLAQVAKEYTDEPRTDVSLWEV encoded by the coding sequence GTGCGGATCCGCTATAAGGCCGCGGCGCAGGGATTCCGATTTCCGGATGATGCGCAGGTGGTCGTCCAAATTACGGCCCGATTCCCGATTCCGGCCAGCAAGAGCAAAAAGGTGCGGTTCGCAATGCTGGCAGGACAGATCAAGCCGGCGAAGAAGCCGGACTGCGACAACATCGTGAAAATCGTCTGCGACGCGCTGAACGGATTCGCCTACAAGGACGATGCCCAGGTTGTCCTGGCGCAGGTGGCGAAGGAATATACCGACGAGCCGCGGACGGATGTCAGCCTGTGGGAGGTGTGA
- a CDS encoding aspartate kinase: MSLIVQKFGGSSVANAERVFNVADIVTKTYAKGNDVIVVVSAQGDTTDDLIGKAHEINPNASRREMDVLLTTGEQMSASLMAMAIEKLGYPVVSLLGWQAGFRTSAAYGSARIKRIIPVRIQKELDKKNIVVVTGFQGINRYNDMTTLGRGGSDTSAVAIAAAMNADLCQIYTDVEGVFTADPRKVKNARKLDVISYDEMLELASLGAQVLNNRSVEMAKRYGIELEVLSSMTRKPGTIVKEATKVEKMLITGVAKDEDVARVSIIGVPDRPGLAFKIFSKIAAKNINIDIILQSVGRNGTKDITFTVHRADLKETVAILNAYVELIGATSVVYDEDVAKVSIVGAGMETHSGTAASMFEALYAADINIHMISTSEIKISVLIDRADADKAVAAIHDRFFSEGEDND, translated from the coding sequence ATGAGTCTGATTGTCCAGAAATTCGGCGGCAGCTCAGTTGCAAACGCGGAGCGGGTTTTCAATGTGGCTGACATTGTGACCAAAACCTATGCGAAAGGGAACGATGTGATCGTTGTGGTTTCCGCTCAGGGGGACACCACGGATGATTTGATCGGAAAAGCGCATGAAATCAATCCGAATGCCTCACGGCGCGAGATGGATGTGCTGTTGACGACCGGCGAGCAGATGTCGGCGTCGCTGATGGCGATGGCGATTGAAAAACTTGGTTATCCGGTGGTTTCCCTCTTGGGGTGGCAGGCCGGATTCCGCACCAGCGCCGCTTATGGAAGCGCGAGGATTAAGAGGATTATTCCCGTAAGAATCCAGAAGGAGCTGGATAAAAAAAATATCGTCGTTGTGACCGGCTTTCAGGGAATCAATCGCTACAACGATATGACGACGCTGGGCCGCGGCGGTTCAGACACAAGCGCGGTCGCCATCGCGGCGGCGATGAACGCGGACCTGTGCCAGATTTATACGGATGTTGAAGGTGTGTTTACCGCGGATCCCCGCAAGGTGAAAAACGCGAGAAAACTCGACGTGATTTCCTACGACGAAATGCTGGAGCTCGCGTCGCTTGGCGCGCAGGTGCTGAACAACCGCTCCGTTGAAATGGCAAAGCGCTACGGGATTGAACTTGAAGTGCTTTCCAGTATGACAAGAAAGCCCGGTACAATTGTTAAGGAGGCTACGAAAGTGGAGAAAATGTTGATTACCGGTGTCGCGAAGGACGAGGATGTCGCCCGCGTGTCTATTATAGGAGTACCGGACAGACCTGGTCTCGCCTTTAAAATCTTTTCTAAGATTGCTGCGAAAAACATCAATATCGATATTATTCTCCAGTCGGTTGGCCGGAACGGGACCAAGGATATCACTTTTACGGTCCACCGCGCGGACTTAAAGGAAACCGTTGCGATTCTAAACGCTTATGTGGAACTGATCGGAGCGACGTCGGTTGTCTATGATGAGGATGTTGCCAAGGTTTCTATCGTCGGAGCCGGGATGGAGACGCACTCCGGTACGGCCGCCAGCATGTTTGAGGCGCTGTATGCGGCGGATATCAACATCCATATGATTTCCACCAGTGAAATCAAGATCTCCGTCCTGATCGACCGGGCGGATGCGGATAAGGCGGTAGCGGCGATCCATGACCGCTTTTTCAGCGAGGGAGAGGACAATGATTAG
- the tnpA gene encoding IS200/IS605 family transposase, protein MKDIQSLSHSKWRCQYHIVFAPKYRRREIYGQIKADIGKILRKLCEQKGVEIIEAEACPDHIHMLVSIPPNLSVAQFMGYLKGKSSLMIFDRHANLKYKYGTRHFWCRGYFVDTVGRNKKAIEEYIKNQLQEDIASDQISFKEYIDPFTGSKESKA, encoded by the coding sequence ATGAAAGACATACAAAGTTTATCACATTCAAAGTGGAGATGCCAGTATCATATTGTATTTGCTCCAAAATATCGCAGAAGAGAAATATATGGGCAGATAAAAGCAGATATAGGCAAGATTTTAAGGAAGCTGTGTGAGCAGAAGGGAGTGGAAATCATCGAAGCTGAGGCGTGTCCAGACCACATTCACATGCTGGTAAGCATTCCGCCGAATCTCAGTGTGGCACAATTCATGGGCTATCTCAAAGGGAAGAGCAGCCTGATGATATTCGATAGGCATGCAAATTTGAAGTATAAGTATGGAACGCGACATTTTTGGTGCCGTGGCTATTTTGTAGACACAGTGGGTCGTAACAAGAAAGCAATTGAAGAATATATCAAAAATCAATTGCAGGAAGATATTGCCTCAGATCAAATAAGTTTCAAAGAGTATATTGACCCGTTTACGGGTAGCAAGGAATCAAAGGCATAA
- a CDS encoding Pycsar system effector family protein, which produces MENKRSREELNEVLDRNTAWIENCDSKTSIILGGIGVIVGILLASDYIGKFKEINKYMVDNTGFWTVLYLIVWLFSIFGILVGCVFLIYVLISKINPNEFSNKGIKADSLIYFSTIAQFKSYNDYRQKLNKYDTTELNDDITSQIYICSLICKRKFMFYKAGLTTSLSSFTLFVLMTIIGLFIV; this is translated from the coding sequence ATGGAAAACAAACGAAGTCGAGAAGAACTGAATGAGGTACTTGATCGCAACACTGCATGGATTGAAAATTGCGATTCAAAAACTTCCATCATTTTAGGTGGGATAGGTGTCATTGTCGGAATCTTGCTGGCATCCGATTATATAGGCAAATTTAAAGAGATAAATAAATATATGGTTGACAATACAGGATTTTGGACCGTGCTTTACCTTATAGTTTGGCTTTTCTCTATATTCGGTATTTTGGTAGGATGTGTGTTTCTGATTTATGTTTTGATTTCCAAAATTAACCCGAATGAGTTTTCGAATAAGGGAATAAAAGCGGATTCTCTTATTTATTTTTCAACAATCGCCCAGTTTAAATCCTATAACGACTATAGGCAGAAGCTCAACAAATATGATACTACGGAATTGAATGATGATATAACCTCTCAAATATATATCTGTTCCTTGATTTGCAAAAGAAAATTCATGTTTTATAAGGCGGGTTTAACTACATCATTATCGAGTTTCACTTTGTTCGTATTGATGACTATTATTGGACTTTTTATAGTTTAG
- a CDS encoding tyrosine-type recombinase/integrase, producing the protein MRTRLRHTYGTLLYKAGTDIYTISKLMGHANVLITTKIYVENDTETIKKSMKMDW; encoded by the coding sequence ATCCGCACGAGGCTGCGGCACACCTACGGAACATTGCTTTACAAGGCCGGGACGGACATCTATACTATTTCAAAATTGATGGGTCATGCCAATGTCTTAATTACAACAAAGATTTATGTGGAAAATGATACCGAGACAATCAAAAAATCGATGAAGATGGACTGGTGA
- a CDS encoding TetR/AcrR family transcriptional regulator, whose protein sequence is MGSEERKRLEKKIKKKDIIDAAEKVFFSKGYENASMDEVAKEAEYSKRTVYIYFNSKEQIYFEIMIRGYRLLIEMMKKTLQEKAPQDAVEELRLIFLTFFQFSVEHKDYFKAIMEYETKEPDEEAGIENEAKDECYRLGEQIFGILVHALQRGVTEGSLRVGLGIEKTALILWACTVGTFITGEKKSRYLMDYHKTKSDDFLSDAFELIIGSIRGAGATLG, encoded by the coding sequence ATGGGTTCTGAGGAACGCAAGCGCCTGGAGAAGAAAATTAAAAAAAAGGATATTATCGACGCAGCCGAAAAGGTTTTCTTTTCAAAAGGTTATGAGAACGCTTCGATGGACGAAGTGGCCAAAGAAGCGGAATACAGCAAACGGACCGTTTACATTTATTTCAACAGCAAGGAGCAAATTTATTTTGAAATTATGATCAGAGGTTATCGTCTGCTGATTGAAATGATGAAGAAGACTCTGCAAGAGAAAGCGCCGCAAGATGCCGTTGAAGAATTGCGTTTAATCTTTCTCACTTTTTTTCAGTTTAGCGTCGAGCACAAAGATTATTTTAAAGCCATTATGGAGTACGAGACCAAGGAACCTGATGAAGAGGCAGGTATAGAAAATGAAGCGAAGGACGAGTGCTATCGACTCGGCGAGCAGATTTTCGGCATCCTCGTCCATGCTCTGCAACGTGGTGTAACGGAGGGCAGCCTGCGCGTCGGACTCGGGATTGAAAAAACCGCTTTAATCCTGTGGGCCTGCACGGTCGGCACCTTTATAACAGGGGAAAAGAAAAGCCGATATCTGATGGATTATCATAAGACGAAATCGGACGATTTTCTTTCTGATGCCTTCGAGTTGATCATAGGCTCGATACGTGGGGCAGGTGCGACATTGGGATGA
- a CDS encoding toll/interleukin-1 receptor domain-containing protein produces the protein MEKRIFLSYNWNDTKDVNRLDNLFSRFQIHLTRDIRDLKYNANIHNFMDGIRKHDKLILYVSDSYLRSVNCMYEASQGTCKEKF, from the coding sequence ATGGAAAAACGTATTTTCCTTTCTTACAACTGGAATGACACTAAGGACGTAAATCGTCTTGATAATTTATTTTCCCGATTCCAGATCCATCTGACGCGAGACATCCGTGATTTAAAATACAATGCTAATATCCATAATTTTATGGATGGCATAAGAAAGCACGATAAACTAATATTATACGTAAGTGATTCCTATTTGCGATCAGTTAACTGTATGTATGAAGCCTCACAAGGGACATGCAAGGAAAAGTTCTAA
- a CDS encoding ASCH domain-containing protein, which translates to MKAITIWQPWASLLACGAKQFETRGWATSYRGPIAIHAAEISIPHVLKQLFPLGEWDYSPDHEAKTRFLNAVGNTLLMPMDALPLGAVIATGELVACHRIVCHGGRGISEDDPGWLETDRGIYEPIDQELLFGDWTPGRYAWEIANVHMLPKPIPAKGKQRLWNCDVA; encoded by the coding sequence ATGAAAGCTATTACAATCTGGCAGCCGTGGGCCTCATTGTTGGCCTGCGGCGCAAAGCAGTTTGAAACCCGAGGCTGGGCAACGTCATACCGTGGACCAATCGCAATTCACGCGGCAGAAATCAGTATTCCGCACGTCCTCAAGCAGCTTTTTCCCCTTGGAGAGTGGGATTATTCGCCTGACCATGAAGCAAAAACAAGATTTTTGAATGCGGTCGGAAACACCCTCCTGATGCCTATGGATGCACTTCCACTGGGCGCAGTCATAGCAACGGGCGAATTGGTAGCATGCCATAGGATTGTATGTCATGGAGGGCGCGGAATATCAGAGGATGACCCAGGATGGCTCGAAACGGATCGCGGCATTTATGAACCGATAGATCAGGAACTGCTTTTCGGCGACTGGACTCCGGGACGGTATGCTTGGGAGATTGCAAACGTACACATGCTTCCAAAACCGATCCCCGCAAAAGGAAAGCAAAGGCTCTGGAACTGTGATGTCGCTTAA
- the thrB gene encoding homoserine kinase, which produces MIRIQVPATSANLGSGFDSLGIALTMYNQVWMEESDAIDISCKDDVVVPTDETNLIYWAAKRLYDLCGHKLPGMRIIQLNNIPMARGLGSSSACIVAGILGANRMLGSPLGRQDLINLAAQIEGHPDNTTPAIEGGLAASAIEAGRVYSVSVPVSEKIRFALFIPPFELKTEMARSVLPAEYSRSDAVYNLSRSALMAASLFSGRLENLRVAVQDKIHQPYRSGLIEHLDDVFRLSYELGSLGTYISGAGPTIISMIPADGADAFSKYALARLQEKEIDGWQVQILTTDPQGAMISIE; this is translated from the coding sequence ATGATACGCATACAGGTTCCGGCGACAAGCGCCAACCTTGGCTCCGGCTTTGATTCCCTTGGCATTGCTTTGACGATGTATAATCAGGTCTGGATGGAAGAATCGGATGCGATTGATATTTCATGCAAGGATGACGTTGTTGTTCCGACTGACGAGACGAACCTGATTTACTGGGCTGCGAAACGCCTGTACGATCTGTGCGGCCACAAGCTGCCCGGAATGAGAATTATCCAGTTGAATAATATCCCGATGGCGCGCGGGCTCGGCAGCAGTTCCGCCTGTATTGTGGCGGGAATCCTGGGGGCAAACCGCATGCTCGGCAGCCCGCTGGGCCGTCAGGACCTGATTAATCTGGCCGCTCAGATTGAAGGCCATCCCGACAATACCACGCCGGCGATCGAGGGCGGGCTGGCGGCCTCGGCGATTGAGGCCGGACGCGTTTACAGCGTGAGCGTTCCGGTTTCCGAAAAGATCCGCTTTGCGCTGTTTATACCGCCGTTTGAACTCAAGACGGAAATGGCGCGTTCCGTACTGCCGGCGGAATATTCCAGAAGCGACGCGGTATACAACCTGTCCCGTTCCGCGCTGATGGCGGCGTCCCTGTTCTCCGGCCGTCTGGAGAATCTGCGCGTCGCCGTCCAGGACAAAATCCACCAGCCCTACCGCTCCGGCCTGATCGAACATCTCGACGACGTGTTCCGCCTGAGCTATGAGCTCGGTTCTCTCGGGACCTATATCAGCGGCGCGGGCCCCACCATTATCTCGATGATTCCGGCGGACGGGGCCGACGCCTTTTCCAAATATGCCCTTGCGCGGCTTCAGGAAAAAGAGATTGACGGCTGGCAGGTTCAGATCCTGACGACTGACCCGCAGGGCGCGATGATTTCAATCGAATAA